The Lysinibacillus irui sequence AGGAATTGAACTTTTAATTGGAAAGTGCTTTTTTAAATTACTTACCTTTAAAACAAGTTCATTGTGCTGTTGCATTAAAAATTCCCTCCTTCCTTGCGACAATTTGTTCTTTTGATTGTAAATGACAAGCCACAAAATGATTATCCTGCACTTCCACTAAGTCAGGAACAGTACTACGGCAAAGATCTGTTGCTAAAGGACACCGTGCTGAGAAATGGCAGCCGCTATGTGGCATAGTTAAATCTGGCGGACTACCAGGAATGGCTGGTAATCTTTGTTGACCTTGTGTGCCCATTGTAATTTGAGATTCTAATAATCCCCAAGTATAAGGATGTAACGGTTTTTCATAGAGTTGTCTTGTCGTTGTAGATTCCACAGTACGTCCTGCATACATGACATTTACTTTGTCACAAAGCTCCCAAACGACACCTAAATCATGCGTAATCATAATGATGGCTGTATCATGTTCTTGCTGTAATTTCTTCATCAAATCAAGAATTTGAGCCTGCACGGTTACATCTAGTGCAGTTGTTGGTTCATCGGCAATGAGTAGCTTTGGATTACAAGCAAGTGCAATAGCAATCATGACACGTTGACGCATTCCACCTGAAAATTCATGTGGATACATTTTCAAACGCTTTTCAGGTTCAGGAATGCCTACCATTTTCAACATATCTACAGCTTTGAAAGCAGCATCCTTTTTCGATATATTTTCATGTGCTTGGATGACCTCTATAATTTGATTGCCCACGGTTAGTACAGGATTCAAGCTTGTAATTGGATCTTGGAAAATCATCGACATTTCATTGCCCCGTACATTACGCATTTCTTTCTCAGAAATAGCCATTAAATCACGGCCATTGAATTGAATTTTTCCATTCGTTATCTTTCCTGGCGGAGATGGAATTAAACGCATAAGAGCAGTAGCAGTCACACTCTTTCCTGACCCTGACTCTCCCACAATACCTAATGTTTCCTTCTTATTTAATTGTAAATTAACTCCATTGACAGCTTTCATCGTAGAGCCGCTACTTTTAAATTCTACTGTTAAATTTTCTACATCTAGTAAACGTTCAGTCATGACTCCACCCCCTTCCATTAGACTTTCATTTTCGGATCTAATGCATCGCGCAATCCATCACCTAAAAGGTTAATACCAAGAACAGTTAGTAAAATACAAATACCTGAAAATGTTGCCATTTGGGGGTTTAATACTAAAAAGTCTTTACCATCCTTTAAAATACTGCCCCAGGAAGCGGTTGGTGGTTGAACCCCTAAACCTAAAAAGCTAAGGGCTGCCTCTGAAATAATAGCGCCTGCTGTACTCATCGTTCCGTAAACAATTAATGGTGCTAAACAATTCGGTAGTATATGACTAAAAATTACCCGTCTATGTGTAGCGCCTAAAGAATGAGTGACTTCGATAAATTCTTCCTCTTTAACGCTTAATACTTGGCCACGAACAAGCCTTGCGAACCCTGGGATATTAGCAATACCAATGGCAACAATAACATTGACAAGCCCTTGTCCTAATACCGTCATTAACGTAATCGCTAGTAAAATGAATGGAAATGCGAAAAGACCATCCATTGTGCGCATGATAATAGAATCAATACGACCACCAAAATATCCTGCAACTAAGCCTAATAACGTGCCAAACACAGCGCCAAATAACACTGCTGCAATGCCAACAATCATTGAAATTCGAGTACCATAAACTAACCGACTAAACAAATCACGACCATAGTTATCTGTTCCTAGTAAATGTCCTTCGGTATTCATAGGTAAAAATGATTTACCAACAAGCATTTCATTCGGTGGATGGGTAGCAATCAGAGGTGCAAAAATAGCAATAATGCCCATCAACGTTACAATAATTAAGCCAATTGATGCTAATTTATTTTTTAGCAACTTCCGCAACAATGTATTTCTTTTTCTCGTTTCATTGACGATTGCTTGAGTCATTATTATTTTTTCCCCCCATCCGATTCTAAGTTGACCTTAGGATTTACAACTTTATAAAGCACATCGACGATTAAGTTTATAAGCACAAAGATAAACGCAATGAAAATGACAGTTCCTTGTACGACTACAAAATCACGTTTATCAATAGCGTCTACAATCAACCGCCCCATACCAGGCCAACTAAAAATAGTTTCTGTTAAAACCGCCCCACCAAGTAAATTTGAAATTTGCATACCTAGTACCGTTAAAATAGGTGTTAGCGCATTTTTCAATGCATGTTTCCCAATCACTAAATATTCTTTGATCCCTTTAGATCGAGCTGTTTTAATATAATCTTGTGAAATAACCTCTAGCATACTAGAACGTGTAATCCGTGCGAAGGTCGCCATTGGAATTGTTGCTAAAGCAAATGCTGGCAAGATTAAATGCTTCACATATGTCCAAAGACCATCACTGATATTCCCCATCCCAGTCGCAGGGAACCAACCAAGATTGACACTGAAAAATAAGACAAGCATAATCCCCAACCAAAAAATTGGCATAGATACACCGACTAATGACACAAGCATGACAATATAATCAATGATTGTATTTTGCTTTCTAGCTGCTAGGATGCCTGCTGGTATTCCGATGATGACGGCTATTAACAAAGCTGCTAATGCAAGTATGACTGTGTTAGGAAATCTTTCGATAATAAGCCCGATGACAGACTCACTATAAGAATAGGAATATCCTAAATTTAACTGCGCCAAGTCTCCTACATATGAAATAAATTGTGAAGGCATTGATTTATTTAAACCTAGCTCTTCTCTTAAATTTTCTACATCTTCCACACTGGCTTGTGGCCCAAGCATAACTGCAGCTGGATCGCCTGGAATCATTCGCGTAATAATAAAGACGATAATCCCTACTACTAGCAGTGTTGGAATAAGGTTCACTAACCTTTTTAAAATAAATGAGCCCATCTTATGCAAGACCTCCTTTTCATTATTAGAATCAGTGGTTCATATTGTGAATAACCAAATACTACACTACATAATAATTGTTTGTAAATATATTTTTTCTGAATCTTTTTAATTTTGTATTTACTTTCTATTTACAAGTGTGCTAATTTTATTGTCGAACCTACCATTTTTGAATCAACGGTTCATATTGTGAAACATAAATTAAGGAGGCTAGCGTATATGAAGAAAATCAACGTAAAAAAATCTTTACTACTACTCTTTTTAACTTTAGTAATTGGTGTTTTAGCAGCTTGTGGTGGGAATACAGAGAAAAGTAATTCAGCAGATGAAAAGGATGGAGAAGTCACTGCAGGTGGCACATTAAATATTGGCCTTTCAGCCAATGCCAAAACATTTGACCCTATCAAATATACGGGGGTTTATGAATCGCAAGTTATGCGTCAAATGGGTGATACTTTAGTTGTTTATAACAAAGATTTATCTGATATCATTCCATCTTTAGCAACAGAATGGAAAGTTTCTGATGATATGTTAGTTTATACGTTCAAATTACGCGAAGGTGTGAAATTCCAAAAAGGTCAATACCAAGATGGACGTGACATGACAGCGGAAGACGTTAAATATTCATTAGAGCGCTCTGCCAAAGAATCCGCTATGAATCGTTTAAGTGGTGTGACGGAAGTTAAAGTGTTATCAGATTATGAAGTAGAAATTCACTTAGCGACACCGAATGCTGCACTCCTTGCTATGCTAACGGATGCAGGAAATATCATTATTCCAAAAGAAGAGGTCGAAGGATGGGGCGATAACTTCTCTGAACACTTCATTGGTACTGGTCCATTCCAATTAAAGGAATGGAAAAAAGATCAAGAGGTAAAACTAGTTCGTCACGAAAATTATTGGGGTGATAAGCCGAATATCGATAACTTAACAATGAAGTTTATCTCAGATCAAAACATGATGACGAATGCATTACGTTCTGGTGATATTGATATTGCCATGGATGTTAAAGGCCAAAATCGTGAAATCATCAAGCAAGATAGCAATCTTGAACTTTTAACGAATCCTGGTCTATCTATTGTTTATCTTGATCTTAACAATAAGGTAGGTCCTACTGCTGACAAACGTGTTCGTGAAGCTATTTATATGGCAACGAATGTTGAGGAAATTATTTCTGGGGTTAACCAATGGGGTGGTGGAGATGTTTCTTACTTACCATTACCACCTGGTTCATGGGGGTATGATCAATCGTTAATTGATTTAGTACCAAAATATAATCCTGAAGAAGCTAAAAAATTATTAGCAGAGGCTGGCTATCCTGATGGCTTCAAAACAGAGATTTTTGTGTCAGAAGCACGTGTTCCTTACGCTACAATTTTCCAAAGTCAATTAAAGAAAAACCTAAACATTGATGTAGAAATTAAAGTACTTGAATGGGGTACTTACAGTGATACTGTAGCAAAAGGAAATGCCCCAATGAACATTGGGGGCTGGACTTGGTATCCAGATCCTTATTTCTTCCTTTATCAGTTATATCACACAAATCAAATTGGAGCTTTAGGTAATGGTAA is a genomic window containing:
- a CDS encoding ABC transporter ATP-binding protein translates to MTERLLDVENLTVEFKSSGSTMKAVNGVNLQLNKKETLGIVGESGSGKSVTATALMRLIPSPPGKITNGKIQFNGRDLMAISEKEMRNVRGNEMSMIFQDPITSLNPVLTVGNQIIEVIQAHENISKKDAAFKAVDMLKMVGIPEPEKRLKMYPHEFSGGMRQRVMIAIALACNPKLLIADEPTTALDVTVQAQILDLMKKLQQEHDTAIIMITHDLGVVWELCDKVNVMYAGRTVESTTTRQLYEKPLHPYTWGLLESQITMGTQGQQRLPAIPGSPPDLTMPHSGCHFSARCPLATDLCRSTVPDLVEVQDNHFVACHLQSKEQIVARKEGIFNATAQ
- a CDS encoding ABC transporter permease, with product MTQAIVNETRKRNTLLRKLLKNKLASIGLIIVTLMGIIAIFAPLIATHPPNEMLVGKSFLPMNTEGHLLGTDNYGRDLFSRLVYGTRISMIVGIAAVLFGAVFGTLLGLVAGYFGGRIDSIIMRTMDGLFAFPFILLAITLMTVLGQGLVNVIVAIGIANIPGFARLVRGQVLSVKEEEFIEVTHSLGATHRRVIFSHILPNCLAPLIVYGTMSTAGAIISEAALSFLGLGVQPPTASWGSILKDGKDFLVLNPQMATFSGICILLTVLGINLLGDGLRDALDPKMKV
- a CDS encoding ABC transporter permease, which encodes MGSFILKRLVNLIPTLLVVGIIVFIITRMIPGDPAAVMLGPQASVEDVENLREELGLNKSMPSQFISYVGDLAQLNLGYSYSYSESVIGLIIERFPNTVILALAALLIAVIIGIPAGILAARKQNTIIDYIVMLVSLVGVSMPIFWLGIMLVLFFSVNLGWFPATGMGNISDGLWTYVKHLILPAFALATIPMATFARITRSSMLEVISQDYIKTARSKGIKEYLVIGKHALKNALTPILTVLGMQISNLLGGAVLTETIFSWPGMGRLIVDAIDKRDFVVVQGTVIFIAFIFVLINLIVDVLYKVVNPKVNLESDGGKK
- a CDS encoding ABC transporter substrate-binding protein, which produces MKKINVKKSLLLLFLTLVIGVLAACGGNTEKSNSADEKDGEVTAGGTLNIGLSANAKTFDPIKYTGVYESQVMRQMGDTLVVYNKDLSDIIPSLATEWKVSDDMLVYTFKLREGVKFQKGQYQDGRDMTAEDVKYSLERSAKESAMNRLSGVTEVKVLSDYEVEIHLATPNAALLAMLTDAGNIIIPKEEVEGWGDNFSEHFIGTGPFQLKEWKKDQEVKLVRHENYWGDKPNIDNLTMKFISDQNMMTNALRSGDIDIAMDVKGQNREIIKQDSNLELLTNPGLSIVYLDLNNKVGPTADKRVREAIYMATNVEEIISGVNQWGGGDVSYLPLPPGSWGYDQSLIDLVPKYNPEEAKKLLAEAGYPDGFKTEIFVSEARVPYATIFQSQLKKNLNIDVEIKVLEWGTYSDTVAKGNAPMNIGGWTWYPDPYFFLYQLYHTNQIGALGNGKGYSNPEVDKLLERAVSETVVQEERAKLYQEALKLILADVPRIELEATQTVAGVSKKVQGFEVSADNSVQIVHPNGTNVSIAK